In Kordia antarctica, the following proteins share a genomic window:
- a CDS encoding class I SAM-dependent methyltransferase, producing the protein MNNNYFNTNKETWNKKVAVHAKSEMYAMEDFKNGASSLMKYELNSLPNVAGKSILHLQCHFGQDTLSFARMGAKATGIDLSDEAIKLAKSLNTELNLDAQFHCCNVFDVNDHVTDTFDIVFTSYGVIGWLHDLQKWAEIIASRLKDGGTFYMVEFHPIVWMFDYLQTPAILKYAYSQEEVIYEEYEGTYAEDGETKMVSKEYAWNHGLSDVINALIEAGLTIELFKEHDASPYDVLPNLVKNAEGLYETSDKLYPLIYELKATKKPR; encoded by the coding sequence ATGAACAATAATTATTTTAATACCAATAAAGAAACCTGGAATAAAAAGGTAGCCGTTCATGCAAAAAGTGAAATGTATGCGATGGAAGATTTTAAAAATGGTGCATCATCTTTAATGAAATATGAACTGAATAGTTTGCCAAATGTAGCAGGGAAATCAATATTACACTTGCAATGTCACTTTGGGCAAGATACGTTGAGCTTTGCTCGAATGGGCGCAAAAGCAACAGGAATTGATTTGTCTGATGAAGCAATTAAACTAGCAAAATCCTTAAATACCGAATTAAATTTAGATGCGCAATTTCATTGTTGTAATGTGTTTGATGTAAACGATCATGTCACAGATACATTTGATATTGTATTTACAAGTTACGGCGTCATAGGTTGGTTGCACGATTTACAAAAATGGGCGGAAATTATAGCATCTCGCTTAAAAGATGGCGGAACATTTTACATGGTAGAATTTCATCCAATTGTATGGATGTTTGATTATTTACAAACGCCGGCAATATTAAAATACGCGTATAGTCAAGAAGAAGTGATTTACGAAGAATACGAAGGAACGTACGCCGAAGATGGAGAAACGAAAATGGTTAGCAAAGAATACGCTTGGAATCACGGTTTGAGTGATGTCATCAACGCACTAATTGAAGCAGGTTTGACAATTGAACTCTTCAAAGAACACGATGCGTCTCCATATGATGTATTACCAAATTTGGTAAAGAATGCCGAAGGTTTGTATGAAACCAGCGATAAATTGTATCCGTTAATTTACGAACTTAAAGCCACAAAAAAACCTCGCTAA
- a CDS encoding peptide MFS transporter, which produces MSSSTVSDTRFGHPKGLFYLFFAELWERFSFYGMKALLILYMTKQLLFSDDMSIGIFAAYMSLVYVTPVLGGIIADHYIGYRKAIFLGGILMALGHFFLTIETPIFFYGSLALIIVGNGFFKPNISTFVGALYNEEDKRRDAGFTIFYMGINIGGAVAPLLCAWFAEVYGWHYGFMLAGFGMLLGLFFFYRGTNKNVFQEKGKVPNQKLYDQKWLGLNKGQLVTIGAFLAVPVFAIIVKFNQYEHYIVWIATIAITAMIVYIYRSVGIIARKRLLVTAYFTILMALFWAIFEQAGSSLTLFADRNINLVGLNAAQTNSINSGFIILLAIPFSWLWTVLIRKNKNPNSALKAGLGLFLLGLGFIVFAMSANSVDIFAKTPMWYLFVGYLILTVGELCISPIGLSKMTELSPKKYLAFIMGVFFSASFYGHFFAGKIAKLTTVSATEENMFASGIFGQITETITGLTPDFSGTNGAAFEQLYQYVSVYAVFGVLTAVIGILVMMISPFIKRLMSGVH; this is translated from the coding sequence ATGTCATCTTCAACTGTTTCCGATACACGATTCGGGCATCCAAAAGGATTATTTTATTTGTTTTTTGCCGAACTCTGGGAACGTTTTTCTTTCTACGGAATGAAAGCGTTGCTTATTTTATACATGACCAAACAGTTATTGTTTAGTGATGATATGTCCATCGGAATTTTTGCTGCGTATATGTCATTAGTATACGTAACGCCAGTTTTGGGCGGAATTATCGCCGATCATTATATTGGATATCGAAAGGCAATTTTCCTTGGCGGAATTTTGATGGCGTTAGGACACTTTTTCTTAACAATAGAAACACCAATATTTTTCTACGGTTCGTTGGCATTGATAATTGTCGGAAACGGTTTTTTTAAGCCAAATATTTCCACATTTGTTGGCGCATTGTATAATGAAGAAGACAAACGGCGCGATGCTGGATTTACCATTTTTTACATGGGAATCAACATTGGTGGCGCAGTTGCTCCATTATTATGTGCTTGGTTTGCGGAAGTGTACGGCTGGCATTATGGTTTTATGTTGGCAGGATTTGGAATGTTGTTGGGATTATTCTTTTTCTATCGAGGAACGAACAAAAATGTGTTTCAAGAGAAAGGAAAAGTGCCAAATCAGAAATTATATGATCAAAAATGGCTTGGCTTAAATAAAGGACAATTAGTTACGATTGGTGCATTTTTGGCAGTTCCTGTATTTGCTATTATTGTAAAATTCAATCAATATGAACATTATATCGTTTGGATCGCTACGATCGCGATTACTGCGATGATAGTTTATATTTATCGTTCTGTTGGAATCATCGCGCGAAAGCGTTTATTAGTAACCGCATATTTCACGATTTTAATGGCGTTATTTTGGGCAATTTTTGAACAAGCAGGAAGTTCATTGACACTTTTTGCAGATAGAAACATCAATCTCGTCGGACTGAATGCAGCGCAAACAAACAGTATAAATTCAGGATTTATCATTCTATTAGCAATTCCGTTTTCATGGTTATGGACGGTTTTAATAAGAAAAAATAAAAATCCAAATTCTGCGCTCAAAGCTGGATTAGGCTTGTTTTTATTAGGACTTGGATTTATTGTCTTCGCAATGTCTGCAAATTCGGTGGATATTTTCGCAAAGACTCCAATGTGGTATTTATTTGTCGGGTATTTAATTTTAACCGTTGGCGAATTGTGTATTTCTCCGATTGGATTATCAAAAATGACGGAACTTTCACCAAAAAAATACTTGGCATTTATTATGGGAGTTTTCTTTTCTGCATCTTTCTACGGACACTTTTTTGCTGGGAAAATTGCCAAATTAACCACAGTTTCAGCAACAGAAGAAAACATGTTTGCAAGTGGAATTTTTGGTCAAATAACAGAAACAATTACAGGATTGACACCAGATTTTTCAGGAACCAACGGAGCAGCATTCGAACAATTATACCAATATGTATCAGTTTATGCTGTTTTTGGCGTGCTTACCGCAGTTATTGGAATATTGGTCATGATGATATCGCCTTTTATTAAAAGGTTGATGAGCGGCGTTCATTAA
- a CDS encoding amidohydrolase family protein, translated as MKRKLRINGHSHLLPYPEQIPQFMKDKKIFWVDDERKYMLQDDWKRPVTDSSFFLNEKLAWMEKNKIDHAVILNLSQLYGNGLRLEAMKHALRFQNDFNAKVQQDHPSKFTCGFVVHPGFIHGALWEIERCVEQLGLHVLCLPTHFMDSIGQWRSVFDEENDPIFELANKYKLAIEIHPYDGDKMIKLENVNWRFHLIWMLAQCGDAYHFYTLNGMQERFPNIRTCFAHGGQLAQMNLGRRIQGFDGRPDLFEGKVHPRKAVGHPNIYFDTLVHDTDSFKLMVDRQGSKQIIMGLDDPYPLGEMVSDAQSSYPGKLLDLSMQRNIIDQKQHDDIWEDNVLRWLFGENEAAKKDLVRKILGGE; from the coding sequence TTGAAACGAAAACTGCGTATAAACGGACATTCACATTTATTGCCATATCCAGAGCAAATTCCTCAATTTATGAAGGATAAAAAGATTTTTTGGGTAGATGATGAACGTAAATATATGTTGCAAGACGATTGGAAACGACCTGTGACAGATTCTAGTTTTTTCTTGAATGAAAAGCTAGCTTGGATGGAAAAAAACAAGATTGACCATGCCGTAATACTGAATCTTTCACAATTATATGGAAACGGTTTGCGCCTAGAAGCAATGAAACATGCGTTGCGTTTTCAGAATGATTTTAATGCAAAAGTGCAACAAGATCATCCATCGAAATTTACCTGTGGATTTGTAGTGCATCCGGGATTTATACATGGCGCTTTATGGGAAATTGAACGTTGTGTAGAACAATTAGGCTTGCACGTTTTGTGTTTGCCAACGCACTTTATGGACTCTATAGGACAATGGAGATCTGTGTTTGATGAAGAAAATGATCCAATTTTTGAATTGGCAAATAAGTATAAATTAGCGATTGAAATTCATCCGTATGATGGCGATAAAATGATCAAATTAGAAAACGTAAATTGGCGTTTTCACTTAATTTGGATGTTGGCACAATGTGGTGATGCGTATCATTTTTATACGCTAAACGGAATGCAAGAACGTTTTCCAAACATTCGAACGTGTTTTGCACATGGCGGACAATTGGCGCAAATGAATTTAGGACGACGAATTCAAGGATTTGATGGACGACCAGATTTGTTTGAAGGAAAAGTACATCCACGAAAAGCCGTTGGACATCCAAATATTTACTTTGATACGTTGGTACACGATACGGATTCGTTTAAGTTAATGGTTGACAGACAAGGAAGTAAGCAGATTATTATGGGATTAGACGATCCGTATCCGTTGGGAGAAATGGTAAGCGATGCACAATCATCATATCCTGGGAAACTCCTCGATTTATCAATGCAACGCAATATTATAGATCAAAAACAACACGATGATATTTGGGAAGACAATGTATTGCGTTGGTTATTTGGTGAAAATGAAGCTGCAAAAAAAGACTTGGTTCGTAAGATATTAGGTGGTGAATAA
- a CDS encoding Nif3-like dinuclear metal center hexameric protein, giving the protein MIVQDIISHIEELCPLAYAEDFDNVGLLIGSNTQEVSGVLISLDTLENVVDEAIENNCNMIVSFHPIIFSGLKKITGKTYVERVVLKAIKHDIAIYAMHTALDNSWNGVSDRICDELGLTEKSILIPQKGTIKKLITFVPKKAAEKLRNALFAVGAGNIGNYENCSFSVEGLGSFQGNEASNPTIGKKGDTHFEEEIQVGITFTKHLESKIIRTLHENHPYEEVAYEITTLENTNQHIGMGMIGMFEKPMEESQFMTLLKTKMKVPVVRHSALSGKMIQKVAVLGGSGSFAIDYAKRAGADAYVTADLKYHDFYKAEGKLVLADIGHYESEQYTKNLLFEYLTKKIPNFAFILSAENTNPIKYS; this is encoded by the coding sequence ATGATCGTTCAAGATATTATTTCACACATTGAAGAATTATGTCCACTCGCCTATGCCGAAGATTTTGACAATGTAGGTTTGCTTATTGGTTCGAATACACAAGAAGTTTCAGGCGTATTGATTTCGTTAGATACACTTGAAAATGTCGTAGATGAAGCAATTGAAAATAACTGCAATATGATTGTGAGTTTTCATCCAATTATATTTTCTGGCTTAAAAAAAATTACTGGAAAAACCTATGTGGAACGTGTGGTTTTGAAAGCTATAAAACATGATATTGCCATTTACGCAATGCATACTGCGTTGGACAATTCGTGGAATGGTGTCAGCGATCGGATCTGTGACGAATTAGGCTTGACCGAAAAATCAATTTTAATTCCACAAAAAGGAACGATTAAAAAACTCATAACATTTGTGCCTAAAAAAGCTGCTGAAAAACTTCGAAATGCTTTGTTTGCTGTTGGCGCAGGAAATATTGGTAATTATGAAAATTGTAGTTTTAGCGTAGAAGGCTTGGGAAGTTTTCAAGGAAATGAAGCTTCAAATCCTACGATTGGCAAAAAAGGAGACACACATTTTGAAGAAGAAATTCAGGTAGGAATTACGTTTACGAAACATTTAGAAAGTAAAATTATCCGAACGCTTCATGAAAATCATCCGTATGAAGAAGTTGCCTATGAAATTACAACCTTGGAAAATACAAATCAGCATATTGGAATGGGAATGATTGGAATGTTTGAAAAACCAATGGAAGAATCGCAATTTATGACCTTATTAAAGACAAAAATGAAGGTTCCTGTGGTGAGACATTCGGCATTATCAGGAAAAATGATTCAAAAAGTCGCTGTTTTGGGTGGAAGCGGAAGCTTTGCTATTGATTATGCTAAACGTGCTGGCGCAGACGCATATGTTACGGCAGACTTGAAATACCACGACTTTTACAAGGCGGAAGGAAAGTTAGTTTTGGCAGATATTGGACATTATGAAAGTGAACAGTATACAAAAAATCTTTTATTTGAGTATCTTACGAAAAAAATTCCTAATTTTGCATTCATTTTATCAGCAGAAAATACAAATCCAATCAAGTATTCATAG
- a CDS encoding SDR family oxidoreductase: MNLNLQHKNALVCGSTQGIGKAAAKQLAELGANVTLTARNEEKLKQVVSELDTTKGQKHSYIIADFQNPEELREKVESFIKENHAFHILINNTGGPAGGPVFNAKLDEFERAFTQHLKCNHVLVQTVVGGMKEAGYGRIINVISTSVKQPLDGLGVSNTIRGAVANWSKTLANELGQFGITVNNVLPGATATERLSEIIKNKAAKTGKTIDEVSTAMKNSVPAKRFAKPEEIANAIAFLATDAASYINGINVPVDGGRTKSL; the protein is encoded by the coding sequence ATGAACCTAAACTTACAACATAAAAACGCACTCGTTTGCGGAAGTACGCAAGGAATCGGGAAAGCAGCAGCGAAGCAATTAGCCGAATTAGGCGCAAACGTAACCTTAACTGCTAGAAATGAAGAAAAACTGAAACAAGTGGTAAGCGAATTGGATACTACAAAAGGACAAAAACACAGTTACATTATAGCAGATTTTCAAAATCCAGAGGAATTGCGTGAAAAAGTGGAATCTTTTATAAAAGAAAATCATGCGTTTCATATCTTAATCAACAATACTGGCGGACCAGCAGGCGGACCAGTTTTCAATGCAAAATTAGACGAATTTGAACGTGCATTTACACAACACTTAAAATGCAATCATGTATTAGTGCAAACTGTTGTTGGCGGAATGAAAGAAGCTGGTTACGGACGTATTATCAATGTGATTTCTACCTCTGTAAAACAACCTTTAGATGGTTTAGGTGTTTCCAATACCATTCGTGGTGCAGTTGCCAATTGGTCAAAAACATTGGCAAACGAACTTGGACAATTTGGAATCACGGTAAACAATGTATTGCCAGGCGCAACAGCTACGGAACGTTTGTCAGAAATCATCAAAAACAAAGCTGCCAAAACAGGTAAAACAATAGATGAGGTAAGTACAGCAATGAAAAATAGTGTGCCAGCCAAACGTTTTGCGAAACCAGAAGAAATTGCAAATGCTATTGCTTTCTTGGCTACTGACGCCGCATCATACATAAATGGAATCAATGTTCCTGTTGATGGTGGACGAACGAAGTCGTTGTAG
- a CDS encoding zinc ribbon domain-containing protein, producing the protein MAKKKEVTVEEKLRALFDLQLIDSRVDEIKNVRGELPLEVEDLEDEVTGLTTRHEKLQADLGQIDDNIKSKKNIIDEAKTLIKKYTEQQKNVRNNREFNALSKEVEFQELEMQLAEKHIKEFKVSIDQKKAVISQTKERVDERQSHLKHKKAELNDILEETKREEEYLLGKSAEFEKLIEARLLAAYKRIRNNVRNGLAVVKIERGASGGSYFTIPPQVQVEIASRKKIITDEHSGRILVDPALADEEKIKMDKLFAKF; encoded by the coding sequence ATGGCAAAGAAGAAAGAAGTTACGGTTGAAGAAAAATTACGCGCGCTTTTTGATTTACAATTAATTGATTCTCGTGTAGACGAGATTAAGAATGTAAGAGGAGAACTTCCTTTAGAGGTAGAAGACTTAGAAGATGAAGTAACTGGATTAACTACGAGACATGAGAAGCTTCAAGCCGATCTTGGTCAGATTGATGATAACATCAAGAGCAAAAAGAATATTATTGACGAGGCTAAAACCTTAATCAAAAAATATACAGAGCAACAAAAAAATGTTCGTAACAATAGAGAATTCAACGCTTTATCTAAAGAAGTTGAATTTCAAGAGTTAGAAATGCAATTGGCTGAAAAGCACATCAAAGAATTTAAAGTTTCTATTGATCAAAAGAAAGCTGTCATTTCACAAACGAAAGAACGTGTTGACGAAAGACAATCACATTTAAAGCACAAAAAAGCGGAATTAAACGATATTCTTGAAGAAACTAAAAGAGAAGAAGAATACCTTTTAGGAAAATCTGCAGAATTTGAAAAGCTAATCGAAGCCAGATTGTTAGCAGCTTACAAACGTATTCGTAACAATGTACGTAACGGTTTGGCAGTTGTAAAAATTGAAAGAGGTGCTTCTGGTGGTTCTTATTTTACAATTCCACCACAAGTTCAAGTAGAGATTGCTTCTAGAAAGAAAATCATCACTGATGAGCATAGTGGACGCATTTTAGTTGATCCAGCATTAGCTGACGAAGAAAAAATAAAAATGGACAAACTTTTCGCTAAGTTTTAA
- a CDS encoding aldehyde dehydrogenase, which yields MKKILNYINGTYVEPKSNEWIDNYNPSNGEIYGKIPNSSAEDVEAAYQAAKTAFPSWSSTTIDERSRILHKIADLIEENLPDLAYAESLDNGKPLSLATQIDIPRATSNFKFFSQAITQFSSEAHESIGLNAMNFTLRQSIGVVGCISPWNLPLYLFTWKIAPALATGNTVVAKPSEVTPMTAYLLGEICTKAGLPKGVLNIVHGLGHTTGQAITEHPNIKAISFTGGTATGAHIARTAAPMFKKLSLELGGKNPNIIFADCDYDEMLKVTVRSSFANQGQICLCGSRIFVERSIYDKFKTDFVEKVNALKVGNPFDETTNIGALVSESHLEKVKSYIDIAKEEGGTVLCGGNKVAVEGFENGYYLEPTVIEVQTDQCRVNQEEIFGPIVTMMPFDTEEEVLAMANGVRYGLSATLWTNNLNRTMNMSKKIEAGIVWVNTWLLRDLRTPFGGMKNSGVGREGGMEALRFFTEPKNICIKYK from the coding sequence GTGAAAAAGATTCTCAACTACATAAACGGCACTTACGTTGAACCAAAAAGTAACGAATGGATTGACAATTACAATCCATCCAATGGAGAAATCTATGGGAAAATTCCAAACTCTTCTGCGGAAGATGTTGAAGCGGCATATCAAGCAGCAAAAACGGCATTTCCAAGTTGGTCTTCTACCACAATAGATGAACGAAGCAGAATCCTTCACAAAATAGCAGATTTAATAGAAGAAAACTTACCAGATTTAGCATACGCAGAATCGTTAGACAATGGAAAACCGTTAAGTCTCGCCACACAAATTGATATTCCACGAGCAACAAGTAATTTTAAATTCTTTTCGCAAGCAATCACACAATTTTCAAGCGAAGCGCACGAAAGTATTGGACTCAATGCGATGAACTTCACCTTGCGACAATCTATTGGAGTTGTAGGCTGTATTTCACCTTGGAACTTACCTTTATATCTTTTCACATGGAAAATTGCGCCAGCGTTAGCGACAGGAAATACAGTAGTTGCAAAGCCGAGTGAAGTCACGCCAATGACCGCATATTTACTCGGCGAAATCTGCACAAAAGCGGGTTTGCCAAAAGGAGTCTTGAATATTGTACACGGTTTAGGACATACAACTGGACAAGCAATTACGGAACACCCAAACATCAAAGCAATCTCGTTTACTGGCGGAACGGCAACTGGCGCGCATATTGCCAGAACTGCTGCGCCAATGTTTAAAAAGCTTTCGCTAGAATTAGGAGGAAAAAACCCAAACATCATTTTTGCTGATTGCGATTATGATGAAATGTTAAAAGTTACGGTGCGTTCTTCGTTTGCAAATCAAGGACAAATCTGTTTATGTGGTTCGAGAATATTTGTTGAAAGAAGCATTTATGACAAATTCAAAACGGATTTTGTAGAAAAAGTAAACGCATTAAAAGTTGGAAATCCATTTGATGAAACTACGAATATTGGCGCGCTGGTTTCTGAGTCACATCTTGAAAAAGTAAAATCATACATTGACATTGCAAAAGAAGAAGGCGGAACCGTTTTATGTGGCGGAAATAAAGTTGCGGTTGAAGGTTTTGAAAACGGATACTATTTAGAACCGACAGTTATTGAAGTTCAAACAGATCAATGTCGTGTAAATCAAGAAGAAATATTTGGTCCAATCGTAACCATGATGCCTTTTGATACGGAAGAAGAAGTTTTGGCAATGGCAAATGGTGTTCGCTATGGATTATCGGCAACATTATGGACAAACAATTTGAATCGCACGATGAATATGTCTAAGAAAATTGAAGCAGGAATTGTTTGGGTAAATACGTGGCTTTTGCGTGATTTGCGTACGCCTTTCGGCGGAATGAAAAACTCAGGCGTTGGACGTGAAGGTGGCATGGAAGCATTGCGTTTTTTTACGGAACCTAAGAATATTTGTATAAAATATAAGTGA
- a CDS encoding CCHC-type zinc finger protein produces the protein MGLFSSECSNCGSKEHASSTCPHGLFSSKCSHCGSKDHASGDCPHGLFSSKCSHCGSKDHASGDCPHGIFSSKCSHCGSKNHASGNCPHGIFSSKCSNCGSKNHASGDCPQGLFSSSRSSSSNKKSFFNDTSILGISIKLGLIAFAIAIALTILTIAFLLAPIGLLVWYLINKRKNRWLAISGILIGLYLTYDTFSNGLITGNMMKMQASEGIYISLVYFIITVIISALLFDKYATENMSLNLNGNFFIKRNRIERRKIIIGIVIAIIVLYAIFI, from the coding sequence ATGGGATTATTTTCATCTGAATGTAGTAATTGCGGAAGTAAGGAACATGCTTCTAGTACCTGTCCGCACGGATTATTTTCAAGTAAATGCAGTCATTGTGGAAGTAAAGATCATGCTTCTGGAGATTGTCCACACGGATTATTTTCAAGCAAATGCAGTCATTGCGGAAGTAAAGATCATGCTTCTGGAGATTGTCCACACGGAATATTTTCAAGCAAATGCAGTCATTGCGGAAGCAAAAATCATGCTTCTGGAAATTGTCCGCACGGAATATTTTCAAGTAAATGCAGCAATTGTGGAAGCAAAAATCATGCTTCTGGAGATTGTCCGCAAGGTTTATTTTCATCTAGTAGATCTTCTTCCTCAAATAAGAAATCATTTTTTAACGATACAAGTATTTTAGGCATATCAATAAAATTGGGACTTATTGCTTTTGCCATTGCTATTGCATTGACAATTTTGACAATTGCTTTTTTATTGGCTCCAATCGGATTGTTAGTTTGGTATCTCATTAATAAAAGAAAGAATCGTTGGCTTGCTATTTCAGGAATTCTGATTGGACTTTATTTGACATATGATACGTTTTCTAATGGTTTAATTACTGGTAACATGATGAAGATGCAAGCTTCTGAAGGAATTTATATTTCTTTGGTATATTTTATAATTACCGTTATAATTTCGGCATTATTGTTTGATAAATATGCTACAGAAAATATGTCTTTGAATTTGAACGGAAATTTTTTCATCAAGAGAAATCGTATAGAAAGAAGAAAAATAATTATTGGAATTGTCATTGCAATCATCGTGTTGTATGCGATTTTTATTTGA
- a CDS encoding RidA family protein, with the protein MQEKKVTPRGAYPHTKRAGDFIFVSGTSSRRPDNTIAGVDIIDEMGTKHLNIATQTREVLKNIEKNLQNVGASLADVVDVTSFLVNMNDFAGYNKAYGEFFDKETGPTRTTVAVHQLPHPDLVVEIKVMAYKKQ; encoded by the coding sequence ATGCAAGAAAAAAAAGTAACACCAAGAGGCGCATATCCACACACAAAACGTGCGGGCGACTTCATATTTGTATCAGGCACAAGTTCGCGAAGACCAGATAATACCATTGCTGGCGTTGATATCATTGACGAAATGGGCACAAAACATTTGAATATTGCTACGCAAACGCGTGAAGTCTTAAAAAATATTGAAAAAAATTTACAAAATGTAGGCGCAAGTTTGGCAGATGTCGTAGATGTAACTTCGTTTCTTGTCAACATGAACGATTTTGCAGGTTACAACAAAGCGTACGGAGAATTCTTTGACAAAGAAACTGGACCAACGCGAACTACAGTTGCTGTACATCAATTGCCACACCCAGATTTGGTGGTGGAAATCAAAGTAATGGCGTATAAAAAGCAATAA
- a CDS encoding DUF1697 domain-containing protein, with product MKFICLKVYQFIDYIKKKNKLTHNTQHTTHNTQHTTHNTQHTTHNTQSNQKNVSLKRTQPTNMIYIAILRGINVSGSKKLPMAELRTLLSTLGFADVQTYIQSGNVVFKAAKQNQEKLGSQIAEAIKKKYDYEVPVLVKTIDQWKTAIANNPFAEADISKQGITFLARIPEETTIEIDSKGDRFKIINSEIYLDCPTGFGRTKLTNNFFERKLKTRATTRNWKTIYKLLDLAEAL from the coding sequence TTGAAGTTTATATGTTTAAAAGTTTATCAGTTTATAGATTACATCAAAAAAAAGAATAAATTAACACACAACACACAACACACAACACACAACACACAACACACAACACACAACACACAACACACAACACACAACACACAATCCAACCAAAAAAATGTATCTTTGAAACGCACACAACCAACCAACATGATTTACATCGCCATCTTACGCGGAATAAACGTTTCAGGAAGTAAAAAATTACCAATGGCAGAACTCCGTACACTATTGTCAACACTCGGTTTTGCAGATGTGCAAACCTATATTCAAAGTGGAAATGTAGTCTTCAAAGCAGCGAAACAAAATCAAGAAAAATTAGGAAGTCAAATCGCGGAAGCTATCAAAAAAAAATATGATTATGAAGTTCCTGTGTTAGTGAAAACAATCGATCAATGGAAAACGGCAATTGCAAACAATCCATTTGCGGAAGCTGATATTTCAAAACAAGGAATCACATTCTTGGCAAGAATTCCCGAAGAGACTACGATTGAAATAGACAGTAAAGGTGATCGTTTCAAAATTATCAATTCAGAAATATATTTAGACTGCCCAACTGGTTTTGGACGCACCAAACTCACAAACAATTTCTTTGAACGCAAACTCAAAACACGAGCAACCACCAGAAACTGGAAAACGATTTATAAATTGTTAGATCTCGCGGAAGCCTTATAA